From a region of the Tiliqua scincoides isolate rTilSci1 chromosome 4, rTilSci1.hap2, whole genome shotgun sequence genome:
- the TIMM21 gene encoding mitochondrial import inner membrane translocase subunit Tim21, producing MLSSLVHFSDRLLGSAVWSAHHRKVLVRTWACLRVVGQGLSPRASALHPGATLEDRKRHIWTREGPLRAGRPENSSTQVPMQRSQPGGAAQKVKEAGRDFTYLIVVVIGIGVTGGLFYVIFKELFSSSSPSKIYGDALEKCRAHPEVIGVFGEPIKGYGEATRRGRRQHVSNIEYVKDGLKYMRLKFYIEGSEKGKQGTVHVEVKENPASGKYEYRYVFVDIDVYPRRTIIIEDNR from the exons ATGCTCTCTTCTCTTGTCCATTTCAGTGACAGGCTCCTGGGATCTGCAGTGTGGTCTGCTCACCATAGGAAAGTATTGGTGAGGACTTGGGCATGCCTCAGGGTAGTAGGGCAAGGGCTGAGTCCCAGGGCGTCTGCCTTGCACCCTGGGGCAACCCTGGAGGACAGGAAGCGACACATCTGGACTCGGGAAGGGCCCCTGCGAGCTGGGAGACCTGAGAACAGCAGTACGCAGGTACCTATGCAAAGGAGCCAACCAGGAGGAGCCGCTCAGAAAG tcaAAGAAGCTGGACGAGATTTTACCTACTTGATCGTGGTGGTGATTGGGATTGGTGTTACAG GTGGTTTATTCTATGTGATTTTCAAAGAGTTGTTCTCCTCCTCCAGTCCTAGTAAGATCTATGGAGATGCCCTGGAGAAATGCAGAGCTCACCCTgag GTAATAGGTGTTTTTGGTGAACCCATCAAAGGTTACGGTGAAGCAACACGCCGTGGGAGAAGACAGCATGTCAG TAATATTGAGTATGTAAAAGATGGACTGAAATACATGCGCTTAAAGTTCTACATTGAAGGCtcagaaaaaggaaaacaagGAACAGTTCATGTCGAAGTGAAAGAG AATCCAGCAAGTGGAAAATATGAGTATCGCTACGTATTTGTGGATATTGATGTCTACCCTAGAAGAACCATAATAATTGAAGACAACAGATAG